CTGAAGCCAAGCGCGAAAAGATATCGTGGCTAGTACTTCTGTAATAATCAGCCAAATGTAACGTTTCATCCAAATACAGGGCCATATCCAATGACTGGATATAGTTCACCACTAAAAACGCATCCTGATTATCTGCTGACATCCCTGGAATTAAAAAACCTAATGCGGGTGATGCAGCCTGTGAGGAAACACTATCTTTTACGATTAATTGGGTATTGCTTACATAACGCTCAGAAACCCAAAATAGGTAATATCCTGCCATTAGAATAAGGGGAAATATGACTAACAGGCCGAGACCTCTGGAATGATAGATTTTTTTGAATAGTTTCCCTTTCCCTTCATTCTCATTGTTGCCGGTTAATTTGATAAATAGTTTTTTTGTTTTATATAGAAAACTATTTGATCCTCCCCCTGCTAGCTCAAGGTCTTTTTTTTGCTCTTCAATGACTGGTTCTTTGGCTTCCATAATCGACTCTTATGCACTCACTGCCGGCTTAGCTGCGCCACTTTCGGATTGCGGTTTTTTCACTGGTTTTTCGCCCTTGTATAGATCAATAGCCTCATCTACGGTATCAAAAATTCTGAGGCCATTTGAATCAAGGTAAATTCCTACATCACAGTTTTTCTTAAGCATCCCCATTGCATGGGCAACGATAATAAAAGAAGAGTTCTTACGCTTTTCGGCAATAACTTCTTCACATTTCTTTTTAAAGTGAGCATCACCAACAGACATCACTTCATCGACTAAATAAATATCAAAATCTACGCCGATACTTAAACCAAAGGCCAAACGCGAACGCATACCAGATGAATAGCTCTTTACGGGTGCATCAAAGTAATTGCCAATCTCGGCAAAATCCTGAACCCTATCCATCAACTTCCGCTGGGTAGCTCCCCAGATACCGTGGATACCGCAAATAAAGGCCACATTTTCGCGGCCAGTCATGCTTCCTTGAAATCCTCCAGATAATCCCATGGGCCAGGAAATTCTCTGATCCGTGACTACCCGCCCATAATCTGGATAATCAATACCACCCATAATCCGCAGTAAAGTTGTTTTCCCAGCTCCATTACGCCCTAGGATGCCAATATTTTTTCCCTCAGGGAAATTTGCACTTACATCCCTAAAGAGAACCTTTCTTCCATGGGGAGTTCGAAAAGATTTGGTTAGTTTTTCTAGTCTAATCATTGGCTTCTTACCAAATCCCGCCAATTGGCCCGGTAACACAACAGACCGAAAGCCAACATCGAAATTGAAGCACCCATTAAGTACTGCAGGCTTCCAAATATTCCATGGTAGTTTTTGAATAGCCCCTCACGTGTCAACTCAATCACATGCAGTATTGGATTCCACGCTAGGTAGACATGGTATTCTTGAGGAACTTGCTCCAGAGAAAAGAATACTCCAGACATAAAATACAAAGGTCGTATTAGCATTGGTGACAGCTTTGCAAGCTCAGGGAATTTTACCCCAACAACACAGAGAGCCAGGCTCAAGCCTAAGCAAAAGCAGAA
This DNA window, taken from Microbulbifer sp. VAAF005, encodes the following:
- a CDS encoding ABC transporter ATP-binding protein, with product MIRLEKLTKSFRTPHGRKVLFRDVSANFPEGKNIGILGRNGAGKTTLLRIMGGIDYPDYGRVVTDQRISWPMGLSGGFQGSMTGRENVAFICGIHGIWGATQRKLMDRVQDFAEIGNYFDAPVKSYSSGMRSRLAFGLSIGVDFDIYLVDEVMSVGDAHFKKKCEEVIAEKRKNSSFIIVAHAMGMLKKNCDVGIYLDSNGLRIFDTVDEAIDLYKGEKPVKKPQSESGAAKPAVSA